TGTAGTACTGCTCTACCTGGAAAACTGCCGAAATGGCAATGACAATTCCGGATGAGATTACAAAAAGTGTGGAAAAAAGCGGGTATCCCCAAAGTTTTCCGGAATTCCAGCTTAATCGCACATTTCGGAGCCGGATGGCGTTGCCTATGGAATAGAGCGCAAGAAAAGTTGCTGCCAGCGTAAAGAGTGCCAGCAGGAGGACAAAAAAGCTATGAATTTCGTTAATTATGCTCATGCAATTGATTCGGCTTTATAATGTCTTGATACCATCGATTCCATTAATAATAAAAAGATTGCAGCAATAATAAACCAGTGCCAAATTTCTCTTCCCAGCGATGCTGTCTCAAGTTCGGCCATCAGTAATTCCCGGTCTCCGCTTATATTCTGAACACTAAAGTTTGCAAAAGATGTTGCTAACAACTCCTCAAGTTCTGTTACATCTAACGAAATTAAAGATGATTCCATTGCATCCTGATTAATACCAAACACGATTTCTTCATCACCATGTCTGATATTCAGCCAGCCCGGCGTCCATTCTCTGCCATCATAGGTAACCGACAGGCCTGAAAAGGTTTGCCGGGTTTCCGGGATGATCGATTCATCGCCGAGCATAAGTTCTACCGATCCTGGTGAAGCTCCCGGCAGGGTGAGATCAAACGATTGCCCGAGAGTATGCGTGTTGAGCTGAGCACCTTCCCCGCGTGCAAGATAGTCAACCGTTCTGTAGAAAAGCGGGGCAAAGAGCGGCTTGATCGGGAAGTTGGACCAGCCGGGATCACTGCCAATTGCAGAGTAGATCAGCGTGCCGTTCCCAACCGTGGTTTCGTTCAGAATAACATTTCCGGTTCGTGACGTAAGTATTGGAGTGGATGCACCACCATCAACCGCATTAATTCGATAATAATAAAAAAGTTCCGGCAGGTTTACCCGCAGATCTTCGCCCTCTTCCATGTCGAACATCGCTTCCAGAATCGGGTGGCCTTCACGGGGTGGCGCAAGGCGGTCGAAGCTCTGGAATGAGCCGTAACTTCCGGCAAGATTGCTGTATCGCCCGGCATTGCTGATGCCGAGCAGTCGGTTGTAGCTTTCAATCCGTCCGTCAGATGCAGGAAGCAGGAGTAGTCCGGCGCCTGACTGCACATTTTCGATGATGCTTTGTGACAGAAAATCGGGGATCGACCGTACGCCATCCAGTACAATCGCATCCATTCCTTCTATTTGATCCGGTGATACATTGCCAACCGGCTCGAAACGAAATTGAAGCCGGTCGCTTTGATCGGCAACAGCTTCCAGAAGAGGTCGGAGATAAGAGCGAAATTCCCCCGACTGGTTCTCTTCACCTTGTATCACAAGTACCTGCCTCTGTTCCGGCATTTGAATGGCCGCATAATATCGGTTATCAAATGTGAGTTCGTCGCCTTCAATCAGCAGTTCTGCTTTTAAAAACCGCTGATCTGATTCAGGTACCTCAAACCGAAAATCCCGGCTGCCGCCCGCATCAATAGAGTAGGCCTGCTGCACGATCAGTTCATCTTCGAGATAGAAATTTAAAAACTGGCTTCCGGTCGGTTCTGTTCCGTAATTTTGAACAGTTGCGGTCAGATGAATTTCTCCATCAGAAGATTCTACACCGGCAGTTTGAATTCCGGAATTCGATGGTTCCGCCTCACCGAGTCGAATAAATTTAAGCTGGAGATCATTGTGCAGATCATCACCAGTAAGGTTTTCAAAGTCAGCAAGTGAGCTTTCGCTGCCGTCAGTGATAACGTATAAAATTTTGTTAGGTTCGGGTGCGTTTAAAATCTGTCCGGCAATGGCCCTGAGATTTTCAACGAAATGATTTCCGGCATTGACGGTTTCAATCTCCCCGAGTTCTCTGGCCGCGGCAGTTTTATTGAGAGGGGGGAGGTTGAGCGATGCGCCGTGTGATACGTTCAGGATAAACTGGTTGTCGCTGTCCTGCAGGGAAATAATTTCTTCTGCAAGATCTTTAGCCTGTTCGATATACGGACCATGACGGTCAATTTGCTCCATGCCCGGGCTGTTGTCAATCATGATCCCGATCACGGCAGGTTCACCATCTGCCATACCTCCAAAACCGGAGGGTAAAAATGGTTTTGCAAGCGCTATGGCAAGTGCGGCTACTGCAAGAATTCGCAGGGCAAGGAGAAGCAGACGCTTTAATTTGATTTTCTTTAAGGACGTACTCTTAAGAGAATCAAAAAAGGCAAGCGTAGAAAAGCGTACCCGTTTTGGTTTGCGGATATTTAACAAGTAGATTAACAGAGGTATCCCAATAGATACCAGGGCTATTAAAAATAGCGGATTCAGAAAACTCATTATCAGAAAAGTTTTTTACCTTGTTGTATTGAAAACAACAGGAACAAATGGCCTGATTTTTCAATAAGCTATGCTATTAACCCATTCTTAACAAACATATTATTCTGACTTTGCAAGTTCTACAAAAGCTGCGATTGCTGGTTCTTTTCTTATTTTTAGGTCTGATGGGTTCATTTTGGGGCTGCTCCGGCGGTTCAGCCGGCCATTGGTCGGAATTTGTGCCCGACAGCGCTCTTTTCCTGATTGTTCCCGAAGAAAACAGCACAATACGGGATATTCTCGAGGCTCCATACATTCCCATGTTTGATGATATCACGCCATCGGCCATTCAGATCACGGGTAATGTGGGTGAGGCCGCGGCCGGTGAGGCTATTACCGAAGCGGTGATTTTGTACCCGGATACATCGAACGACTGGCAGCCGATCTGGGTGATCCGTCCGGTGCAGGGATTGATGAGCTATATGAAGGAGAATCATCAGCGAGAGTTTGCACAGAATAATTACAGCTTCGGAAATTTTACCGTTGAAAAGTTTTTTATCTCCGATCGCGAAATTTTTGCTGTAGATGTTGGCAACTATATTCTTTTTTCTGAGTCGAGCCTGGGAATTGAGAACTCTCTTCGAACACTCCGGGGGAGCAACCCCGCTATGGAACTGTCTGAAGAGCAAACACAGCATGGACGGTTCATTGTGAACACCCCTTCACTTGACCGCTGGATGATGCAGCTGGCGCAGATAACACATATTCCCGATCTCCGGAATCGTTTTGATGGAGGAAAACCGATCGCTTTTTCATTGGATAACCGTGAAGAAGAGTGGCAGTGGAAACTATCCGGCAAGCTGAATCTGGATGAATCTCCATCAGCCCTGCTGCGGGCCGTTCGGTCGGCGCCGGGAGAGTTCACTCTTGATCGATACATCTCTACAAATGCAGCCACGTTTTCAATTTTTCAACTCGAGCCGCGGTCGGTTCCCCCAAATGGAGATGCAGAACACGAATTTGAGCTGGATCAGTATCTTGATGAAAATCCCGATATCTGGCAGGATATTGCGGCTGCTCTTAATCCTGAGGCTGCTTTCGTAACCTTTGCGGAATCCGGTGCAGAAAGCACAAGCGAATATATGTTTATACGCCATCTTTCAAGTGCCTCTAACCTTCGCTCTCTGCTCGCGAATCTCACAAGTTTTGATGATGTGAACCGGGATGGGAACACATTTATGATACAGAGTCGGTCTCTCGGCAAACTGATCGGTTCTGAACTCAACCCGATGGTTAGTTTTCACCTGACGATCGTGGATGATGCCGCAGTTATGGCACAGCGCCGCGGACTTGCCGAAGGGGTTTCCGGTGACGTGAGCCGGCGGGGAGTGATGTACTATAATGATGATTACATGATGATTCGGGATGATCATCCCGCTGATCTTAGTTCATTGACGTATGTGAATGCTCAGCAATTTGGAACGTATGTTCAACCCTGGCTCTATCCGCAAAACTATTTAGACGCACTGGTCTCTAATTTAGATCTTTTTGTGATGACCACGCGGGCATCCGACGATGGCAGATCTGCTGATGTCGATATCACATCCTATCAGCGGGAAGTAACGGATGATCCGTATCGTGAACGGTGGGTTTTCCCGGTGTCTTCCGGTGAAATAACCGGAACGCCCGTAATGGCGGATATTACCTCAAGTTCCAGAGATGAAGTGATCTTTTCAACAGACGCCGGTTATGTTTACGTTCTCGCCACAGACGGTACGGAAGTTTTAGAGCTCGAAACCGGGGGGGAGCAGCCGATCGGTGCCCCTGTTGTTTATGATTGGTACGGAAATAATCAGAACGTAATACTCCAGGCAGCGGGCAACAGCATATACGCATGGAATATGAACGGCACTATTCTTCCAAATTTTCCTATCACACTGAATGAAACGATTACCACACCGCTGACGATTGAGGATGTTACCCGGAATGGAATTGCTGAAATTGTTGTGGGCACGGCTGACAGAAATCTGCATATTCTTAATTCGAGAGGGCGTCCGGTTTCCGGCTGGCCGCAAAGTGTGAATACCGTTATTACAACAAAACCACTGCTGGCCACGCTTGACGGGGAGCGTTCGATATTTGCAATTTCAGAAAATGCGCTGCATGGATGGAGCCTGAACGGGCAGATCCGAAACGGATATCCCGTGTTCCTGGATACACCTCTGCACGGTTCGCCGGCTGTGTACGAAGATCACCTTCTTGGAGCGGGGAGAAACGGGAGCCTCTATTCGATAGGATCGGCGCCGCTGTTCAGTGATACGCTATCCACATTTATTAGTGAAGATTCTCTGTATATCCAGCAGTTACAGATTTCGTCGGATGGGTTGAATTCCACGCCCTCTGTTCGGGATGTTCTTTTACGTGATGACGAGGGATTTTACCGAAATGACCTGATAGCAGTTCAGAGCAGAAACGGTTCACTATTTTTATATAATCCCGATGGGGAACTTAAGTTTACCCGGTCACTTGGTCAGCCTGCTTCCGGTGATACCGCACCTATGATTATTGATGTTAACCGGGATCAGCGAATGGATCTTGTAGGACTGGCTGATTTTGGGCGTCTCTATGCATGGAATATTATTACAGAACAGCGCCTGTATGATCTGCCGACTACCGGAATGCGCTATCCGCTGATTGCGGATCTTTACCGGGATGGGAATAACGAAATCATAGCGTTTACCCGTGATGGATTACGATGCTGGACCATCCTCCGGACTTCAACAAGCCAGGGTGGGTAACGTTCTTTGATCCGGTTTCAAATATCCTCCAATAAATCCAGATTATCGGGTGTTTTCCGGAAATTTTCGGAGTAAACGGAAAGTTTCTGATTCGTTTGATCTAAAAGATAACTCAGATCAGCCGCCCGGTAACAGATTTGTATCACAAGCTTTTCAATATCCTCGTCAGTTTTGAGCCCTTCATGAACCGCATGTTGAATGGAGTGCCTGACACCCCTACGAAAAGACTCAGCCGGATTTGGTGCATTGACGATCTCTTTGGCTTTGCCATATTCTCTGCGGTAGAATTCGGCTAATTTTGTATCGGTATCCATAGCGTCTGCCAATTTCTCAAGAGGCCAGTTTTCTTGTTCTGATTTTTCAAGAATATCAATATGTGAGGGCATAATTTTTAAAAATCTTTCGGCCCTAACCTCAAGCTTATCAGCGTATTTATTAAAACTATACCTGAAGGTCTCTGCAGCGAGTAGAAATTTTCGGTTCATATCACCACCGTTGGTTTATTAAGGTTTAGAACTCAATAAAAGCAAAATCAGAGATCAGGTACAAGTGAATTGGTCAGGTGGATCGTTGATCACGTATACCGTAAGGAATGGATGAGGTAAAGGATACAGCATTGCTATAGAACGTGCAGTGCATTGCAATACGATTGGTTCGAGAAACGCAATGCGATGGTCATCAAGGCAGAACCGCGAAGCATGCCTTCGCAAGATCAACGCTCAGATCAATAATCATCACAGACTATCAGAAAGGTCTCAAAATCTATCAAACCAAAAAAATCCCCGTCAAGGCCTTATGTCCTTGCGGGGAAATAGATTAAGTGGAGCTACGGGGATTCGAACCGCGAAGCATGCCTTCGCAAGATCAACGCTCAGATCAATACTCTTCACAGACTATCAGAAAGGTCTCAAAATCTATCAAACCAAAAAAAATCCCCGTCAAGGCCTTATATCCTTGCGGGGAAATAGATTAAGTGGAGCTACGGGGATTCGAACCGCGAAGCATGCCTTCGCAAGATCAACGCTCAGATCAATACTCATCACAGACTATCAGAAAGGTCTCAAAATCTATCAAGCCAAAAAAAATCCCCGTCAAGGCCTTATGTCCATGCGGGGAAATAGATTAAGTGGAGCTACGGGGATTCGAACCCCGGACCTTCGCGCTGCCAGCGCGACGCTCTAGCCAGCTGAGCTATAGCCCCAATTTCGTCACGCCCAAATATAGGGGGATTTCTAAATACTTCCCAAAAAAAGCTTTTGTTTGAGTCGCATTCTTGTGTATTTTTGTTTTTATTCAATAAATTAAGTGTTTCATATAATATACTAACCGTACAGAGGAATCCTTTATGCTACAATCACCAAAATACATCTTAACCGCTCTGTTGATTTCAGGGCTTACATTATACGGATGTGGCACAAGCGGGCCAGGACCCGAGCCAGATCCGGTAACCTTAGAATGGCTCATGTCTCTTTCCGATGAAGAGCTCATGGAGCGGGATACAGATGGAGACGGTCTTAGCGATTACGACGAAATTTACGTGCACGGCACAGATCCCCTGAATCCTGATACAGATGGAGACGGACTCAGTGACTACGACGAAATTAACGTACACGGCACCGATCCCCTTAATCCCGATACCGATGGCGACGGACTCTCAGATGGCGATGAAGTAAATGTGTACGGTACAGATCCGCTGGACCCAGATACGGACGGTGACGGACTCACTGACGGTGAAGAAGTGAATGAGTACTACACAGATCCATTGAATCCTGATACTGATGGTGACGGACTTACAGACGGTGAAGAAGTTCATGAATACGGCACCGATCCTCTGAATCCAGATACCGATGGCGATGGGTTTACTGACGGACAGGAGATTGAAATGGGTACAGATCCTCTCGATCCTAATGATCCTCCGTATATCGAAGAGCTTGCAACGATCAACTTTGGTTTCGACCGTTCAGACATTACAGATGCAGCTGCACAGCGACTTGCAGATAACGTAGAAAGATTGCTTGAAACACCTGCTTTCAGAGTTCGTGTAGATGCTTACACTGATCACGTTGGTGGCGACCAGTACAACCTGCGACTGAGTCTGCGACGAGCAAATGCTGTTGTCGATTTCTACCAGGACAATGGCGTGAGCGAAGACAGAATTGACAGCCGCGGACTGGGTAAAGCCCCAACACCGTGTGCCGAAGCTGAGCGTGACGCAGATACTCCGGGTTGTGAAAGAAACAGACGAGCAGAAACACATCCGCTCAACCCATATCAGTTTACGCCACAGAATCACCAGGCAGTTGATCCAATCGAATACTAAATCGGTTGTTTCCTAAACTGAACGATTTTAAAAGGCGAGCCTTAATGGCTCGCCTTTTTTTTGTCCAGTCATTTTTTCGTATACGATTATGCAGGGTTGGTACCGTACAGACTTTGGGTGAAAACAAATACCCAAATACATATTAAAAAATTGTTTCTGCATATTTATCAGTAGCAATCTTCTTTTCAAATCTTCCGGCGGGGCTGCCGACTATACACTCTTTTCTGAAAACCACCCATCTTGTACGATCCGGTCCTTATCAATCATTTAAGAATGAATTAGAATTGTGCTGAGGCTCTCAAACACCGAGTAGTCTGTTTCGAGCAATATTTACTACTATGTTTTAAAAAGAAGGAGCCTATCTGTTAATGCAATCTCAATATTCGGCCGATAAACAAACCTCAACTTTCTTGTAATGAGGGTGCCAACATCTTAATGAGACGCGCAGATAATTTTTTTAAGAAAGCAGTAACCAACTACAAAAATCAATCGGCAGCCGCTTTTTGTAGTTTAATTCTTGTCCTATTCAGCCAGCCTGTTGAAGCACAGGAGATTTACCCATTCTCTACCGATAAAACCCATATCACCGTTTGGAATGGTGATGACCATGTGCCGCTGTTCATCAAAGGAGTGAACCTTGGGGTGGCTCTGCCCGGAACTTTCCCGGGCCAGCTTGCCGCAACGCGCGAAGATTATGACCGCTGGCTTCAGCTAATTCGTGATGCGGGATTCAACACCATCCGGCTCTACACCCTTCATTTCCCGCGCTTCTACGAAGCTCTCTCAGAATTTAACCGAAAAAACCCGAACCATCCGCTCTACTATTTCCAGGGTGTGTGGCTTGAGGAGACCATACCCGGCTATGATGATGATCTCTACTCGCTTACCCAGCTTTTTGATCAGGAGATTGAGGACAATGTAAACAGCGTTCACGGAAATGCTGTGATTCCGGAGCGACAGGGAAAGGCTTACGGAACCTACACCGTTGACACATCTGAGTGGATGATCGGATACATTATCGGGCGCGAAGTTCATCCGCCCGAAATTCTTCATACCGACCAGACCCACCCTGAAATAACCTCATTTCATGGATCTTATTTTTCCATTGAAGATGCCGGAGCCTCAGAATCGTGGATTACGGAAAGACTCGATAATCTCGTCTCGTTTGAAGAGATCAATTACGGCACGCAGCGCCCCGTTAGTTTTTCGAGCTGGCCGTCACTCGATCCGCTTGAACATCCCGGCGAAGTAAACGAATATGAAGTGAGCGCATCGGTGGATCTGTCTAAGGTTGATTTCAGTGGCGCCAAAGCTGGATTTTTCATCAGCTACCACGCCTATCCATACTATCCGGATTATATCAGCCGCGACCCTAAATACACTCCATTTTCTGATCACTTGGGCCAGAACAGCTATCTCGGATACCTGACCTTTCTCAAGGAACACTATAAGTCCACTCCGCTAATTATTGCAGAGTTCGGCGCACCCTCCAGCTGGGGAATCGCCCATTACGCGCATAACGGAATTCATCACGGCGGGCATGACGAAAAATCGCAGGGGGAACACAGCATCCGGATGCTGCAAAATATCGACATGGCAAGTGGCGGCGGGGGGCTGCAGTTTTCCTGGATTGATGAGTGGTTTAAACGTACCTGGATTACCGATCCCGTCGATTTCAACCCAGACAGGCGAATCATTTGGCACAATGTAACCGCGGCAGAACAGAACTACGGACTGCTTGGTTACAAAAAGGCAGATGCTGGAATGCGGGTTTGGGAAGAGTTTTGCAGCGATTGTCCCGTAACCGGAATTGAAGCCGGCTCCGACTTTGCCTACCTGAAATTAACGCTGAACACCCGACAGCATCTGTCCGTGTTGGATACGCTATGGGTAGGATTAGACATGTATGATGCCGGGCTCGGTGAATCCATTCTGCCCTCGGGGCACTCTGTACAAAACAGGGCTGAATTTGCCCTGATGATTACCAATTATAAAGCTGAACTCTACGTTACAGAAGCGTACGATCTGTTTGGAATGTGGCACAATCAGTCGGCTCCCGAACAACAATACAGATCAATTGCTACCGATGGAGCTCCCTGGAAAATTGTGCGATGGAAAAACAACCAGTTCGAAAATGAGGTTCAGTACATAGGCAGTATGCAGGTGAACAGGCTCGATCTGCCAAAAAGCAGTTTGGATGCAGTACGGCTTTATGATGATAAAATTGAGATTCGGCTGCCGTGGACTCTCTTGAACGTGATTGA
Above is a genomic segment from Rhodohalobacter sp. SW132 containing:
- a CDS encoding VWA domain-containing protein, yielding MSFLNPLFLIALVSIGIPLLIYLLNIRKPKRVRFSTLAFFDSLKSTSLKKIKLKRLLLLALRILAVAALAIALAKPFLPSGFGGMADGEPAVIGIMIDNSPGMEQIDRHGPYIEQAKDLAEEIISLQDSDNQFILNVSHGASLNLPPLNKTAAARELGEIETVNAGNHFVENLRAIAGQILNAPEPNKILYVITDGSESSLADFENLTGDDLHNDLQLKFIRLGEAEPSNSGIQTAGVESSDGEIHLTATVQNYGTEPTGSQFLNFYLEDELIVQQAYSIDAGGSRDFRFEVPESDQRFLKAELLIEGDELTFDNRYYAAIQMPEQRQVLVIQGEENQSGEFRSYLRPLLEAVADQSDRLQFRFEPVGNVSPDQIEGMDAIVLDGVRSIPDFLSQSIIENVQSGAGLLLLPASDGRIESYNRLLGISNAGRYSNLAGSYGSFQSFDRLAPPREGHPILEAMFDMEEGEDLRVNLPELFYYYRINAVDGGASTPILTSRTGNVILNETTVGNGTLIYSAIGSDPGWSNFPIKPLFAPLFYRTVDYLARGEGAQLNTHTLGQSFDLTLPGASPGSVELMLGDESIIPETRQTFSGLSVTYDGREWTPGWLNIRHGDEEIVFGINQDAMESSLISLDVTELEELLATSFANFSVQNISGDRELLMAELETASLGREIWHWFIIAAIFLLLMESMVSRHYKAESIA
- a CDS encoding VCBS repeat-containing protein encodes the protein MQVLQKLRLLVLFLFLGLMGSFWGCSGGSAGHWSEFVPDSALFLIVPEENSTIRDILEAPYIPMFDDITPSAIQITGNVGEAAAGEAITEAVILYPDTSNDWQPIWVIRPVQGLMSYMKENHQREFAQNNYSFGNFTVEKFFISDREIFAVDVGNYILFSESSLGIENSLRTLRGSNPAMELSEEQTQHGRFIVNTPSLDRWMMQLAQITHIPDLRNRFDGGKPIAFSLDNREEEWQWKLSGKLNLDESPSALLRAVRSAPGEFTLDRYISTNAATFSIFQLEPRSVPPNGDAEHEFELDQYLDENPDIWQDIAAALNPEAAFVTFAESGAESTSEYMFIRHLSSASNLRSLLANLTSFDDVNRDGNTFMIQSRSLGKLIGSELNPMVSFHLTIVDDAAVMAQRRGLAEGVSGDVSRRGVMYYNDDYMMIRDDHPADLSSLTYVNAQQFGTYVQPWLYPQNYLDALVSNLDLFVMTTRASDDGRSADVDITSYQREVTDDPYRERWVFPVSSGEITGTPVMADITSSSRDEVIFSTDAGYVYVLATDGTEVLELETGGEQPIGAPVVYDWYGNNQNVILQAAGNSIYAWNMNGTILPNFPITLNETITTPLTIEDVTRNGIAEIVVGTADRNLHILNSRGRPVSGWPQSVNTVITTKPLLATLDGERSIFAISENALHGWSLNGQIRNGYPVFLDTPLHGSPAVYEDHLLGAGRNGSLYSIGSAPLFSDTLSTFISEDSLYIQQLQISSDGLNSTPSVRDVLLRDDEGFYRNDLIAVQSRNGSLFLYNPDGELKFTRSLGQPASGDTAPMIIDVNRDQRMDLVGLADFGRLYAWNIITEQRLYDLPTTGMRYPLIADLYRDGNNEIIAFTRDGLRCWTILRTSTSQGG
- a CDS encoding OmpA family protein, whose product is MLQSPKYILTALLISGLTLYGCGTSGPGPEPDPVTLEWLMSLSDEELMERDTDGDGLSDYDEIYVHGTDPLNPDTDGDGLSDYDEINVHGTDPLNPDTDGDGLSDGDEVNVYGTDPLDPDTDGDGLTDGEEVNEYYTDPLNPDTDGDGLTDGEEVHEYGTDPLNPDTDGDGFTDGQEIEMGTDPLDPNDPPYIEELATINFGFDRSDITDAAAQRLADNVERLLETPAFRVRVDAYTDHVGGDQYNLRLSLRRANAVVDFYQDNGVSEDRIDSRGLGKAPTPCAEAERDADTPGCERNRRAETHPLNPYQFTPQNHQAVDPIEY
- a CDS encoding Ig-like domain-containing protein; amino-acid sequence: MRRADNFFKKAVTNYKNQSAAAFCSLILVLFSQPVEAQEIYPFSTDKTHITVWNGDDHVPLFIKGVNLGVALPGTFPGQLAATREDYDRWLQLIRDAGFNTIRLYTLHFPRFYEALSEFNRKNPNHPLYYFQGVWLEETIPGYDDDLYSLTQLFDQEIEDNVNSVHGNAVIPERQGKAYGTYTVDTSEWMIGYIIGREVHPPEILHTDQTHPEITSFHGSYFSIEDAGASESWITERLDNLVSFEEINYGTQRPVSFSSWPSLDPLEHPGEVNEYEVSASVDLSKVDFSGAKAGFFISYHAYPYYPDYISRDPKYTPFSDHLGQNSYLGYLTFLKEHYKSTPLIIAEFGAPSSWGIAHYAHNGIHHGGHDEKSQGEHSIRMLQNIDMASGGGGLQFSWIDEWFKRTWITDPVDFNPDRRIIWHNVTAAEQNYGLLGYKKADAGMRVWEEFCSDCPVTGIEAGSDFAYLKLTLNTRQHLSVLDTLWVGLDMYDAGLGESILPSGHSVQNRAEFALMITNYKAELYVTEAYDLFGMWHNQSAPEQQYRSIATDGAPWKIVRWKNNQFENEVQYIGSMQVNRLDLPKSSLDAVRLYDDKIEIRLPWTLLNVIDPSRAEVIHDDRNTPQTETRISDGLSVAIAYNDFFAETSERHMWQNWNHALEAEEYIKESYVVMKERLPSLPGNPVAVADRYVVSTGADSHIPAEQGVLSNDLSLDGSPMAASIVTTPAFGLIDLKPDGSFVYSPDEGRSGEDSFTYRVRAGYNQSEPVTVMLDISGTPTGSGFVRLYPNPTQGRFTISSTATVDRVEIYSITGQLLHRTDVNNRAAEFSLSGYPSGVYFARIYSGSEVLNKKFMLIR